One Labeo rohita strain BAU-BD-2019 chromosome 12, IGBB_LRoh.1.0, whole genome shotgun sequence genomic region harbors:
- the scd gene encoding acyl-CoA desaturase: MPDREIKSPIWHPEPDTVEDMFDHTYKEKEGPKPPTIIVWRNVILMSLLHIGALYGLYLFPSARVLTWVWFFTCFVFSALGITAGVHRLWSHRSYKASLPLRIFLAFGNSMAFQNDIYEWARDHRVHHKYSETDADPHNAVRGFFFSHVGWLLVRKHPDVIEKGRKLELDDLKADKVVMFQRRYYKPSVLLMCFFVPTFVPWYVWGESLWVAYFVPCLLRYALVLNATWLVNSAAHMWGNRPYDSSINPRENRFVAFSAIGEGFHNYHHTFPFDYATSEFGCKINLTTCFIDLMCFLGLAREPKRVSREVVLARAQRTGDSSHRSG; this comes from the exons ATGCCTGACAGGGAAATCAAATCTCCAATCTGGCACCCAGAGCCCGACACAGTGGAGGACATGTTTGATCACACGTATAAAGAAAAAGAAGGGCCCAAACCTCCCACCATCATAGTGTGGAGAAATGTCATCCTCATGAGTTTACTGCACATCGGAGCTCTCTATGGACTCTACCTGTTTCCATCTGCACGTGTGCTCACATGGGTCTGGT TTTTCACGTGTTTCGTGTTCAGCGCTCTGGGCATCACCGCTGGCGTTCACAGGCTGTGGAGTCACCGATCTTACAAAGCGTCTTTACCTCTCCGGATTTTTCTCGCCTTCGGCAACTCCATGGCCTTCCAG AACGACATCTACGAATGGGCGCGCGATCACCGCGTTCACCACAAATACTCCGAGACGGACGCCGACCCTCATAACGCCGTGCGAGGGTTTTTCTTCTCTCACGTCGGCTGGCTGCTGGTCCGCAAACATCCGGACGTCATCGAAAAGGGACGCAAGCTAGAGCTCGATGACCTGAAGGCCGATAAGGTGGTCATGTTTCAAAGGAG ATACTACAAGCCGTCCGTGCTGCTGATGTGCTTCTTCGTGCCGACGTTCGTGCCGTGGTACGTGTGGGGCGAGTCGCTGTGGGTGGCGTATTTCGTCCCTTGCCTTCTCAGATACGCGCTTGTGCTCAACGCCACCTGGCTGGTGAACAGCGCCGCACACATGTGGGGAAACCGGCCCTACGACAGCAGCATCAACCCCCGAGAGAACAGATTTGTGGCCTTCAGCGCTATAG GCGAAGGCTTCCATAACTACCACCACACGTTTCCCTTTGACTACGCCACCAGCGAGTTCGGCTGCAAAATCAATCTGACCACCTGTTTCATTGACTTGATGTGTTTCCTGGGTCTGGCCAGAGAGCCCAAGCGCGTGTCCAGAGAGGTCGTGCTCGCTCGAGCTCAGCGCACCGGAGACAGCAGCCACAGGAGCGGCTAA
- the dnajb12b gene encoding dnaJ homolog subfamily B member 12b, with translation MEVNRDEAERCIDIALGALENAQPEKARRFLEKAQRLFPTQKAQELLASLEQNGDASSQSSTAGAADGTEARQRRSGVSSNGAAPADSSKSYTPEQAEAVRRIKQCKNYYEILGVQKDASEDDLKKAYRKLALKFHPDKNHAPGATEAFKAIGNAYAVLSNVEKRRQYDQFGEERSGTGRRSSQANDTHFEADISPEDLFNMFFGGGFPSSNVHMYSNGRMRFNQNHGERGEHRGGGLALLMQLMPILILVIVSALSQMMVTNPPYSLSFRPSAGHTHKRVTENLGVTYYVNERFTQDYSGMSLKQVESSVEDDYISNLRNNCWKEKQQKEGLLYRARYFGDSDLYQRAQRMGTPSCSRLSEVQASLHG, from the exons ATGGAAGTGAACAGGGACGAAGCGGAGCGATGCATCGACATCGCGCTCGGAGCGCTGGAGAACGCGCAGCCGGAGAAAGCGCGCAGGTTCCTGGAGAAAGCGCAGCGGCTCTTCCCGACACAGAAAGCGCAGG AGCTGCTGGCGTCTCTGGAGCAGAATGGCGATGCGTCGTCTCAGAGCAGCACCGCAGGAGCCGCTGATGGCACAGAAGCACGTCAGCGCAGGTCTGGGGTCAGCAGTAACGGCGCGGCACCTGCCGACTCCAGTAAATCCTACACACCCGAGCAGGCCGAGGCCGTCAGAAG AATAAAGCAATGCAAGAACTACTACGAGATTCTTGGCGTGCAGAAAGATGCTTCTGAAGACGACCTTAAGAAAGCCTACAGAAAACTGGCATTAAAGTTTCACCCTGATAAGAATCACGCTCCAGGAGCCACGGAGGCGTTTAAAG CCATAGGAAACGCATATGCAGTGCTGTCAAATGTGGAAAAGAGACGGCAGTACGATCAGTTCGGAGAGGAGCGCAGCGGCACGGGTCGCCGGTCCAGCCAGGCCAACGACACACACTTCGAGGCCGATATTTCACCTGAAGATCTCTTCAACATGTTCTTCGGAGGAGGCTTTCCTTCTA GTAATGTTCACATGTACAGTAACGGACGGATGCGCTTTAATCAGAATCACGGCGAGAGAGGAGAGCACAGAGGG ggAGGTCTTGCTCTCCTCATGCAGTTGATGCCCATCCTCATCCTCGTCATCGTATCAGCGCTCAGTCAGATGATGGTCACCAACCCGCCGTATAGTCTCAGCTTCAGACC GTCGGCGGGTCACACACACAAGCGCGTGACGGAGAATCTGGGCGTGACGTATTACGTGAACGAACGTTTCACTCAGGACTACAGTGGCATGAGTCTGAAACAGGTGGAGAGCAGCGTGGAGGACGACTACATCTCCAACCTCAGGAACAACTGCTGGAAAGAGAAACAACAGA aggaGGGTCTGCTGTACCGGGCGCGGTATTTTGGGGACAGTGATCTGTACCAGCGGGCTCAGCGGATGGGAACCCCGAGCTGCTCTCGGCTGTCTGAGGTTCAGGCGTCTTTACACGGATAG
- the ddit4 gene encoding DNA damage-inducible transcript 4 protein: MQDQLITSLSSDDSSLPSTPTSDAPSKRLSWSKLMQKLHSSQSLDSDSDNHSSTDDASDAGSISLPDLSESDLFFDPTEEALCKEVVQLIALNLTDAKDGVLHCSKLLIPEKLLEHIGHELVHLSVSEPCGLRGALIDLCVEQDGSCEAVGQIAVDPYLVPTFQLTLVLRLDSRGFWPKIQGLFTGRSPASPVVRHALKLSTGFRVIKRKLYSSEELLIEEC; this comes from the exons ATGCAGGACCAGCTGATTACCAGCCTTTCATCTGACGACTCAAGTCTCCCATCAACACCGACATCTGACGCTCCATCCAAACGCTTGTCCTGGAGCAAACTGATGCAGAAACTGCACAGCAGCCAAAGCCTGGACTCTGATTCAGACAATCACAGCAGCACAGACGATGCATCAGATGCAG GTTCCATATCCCTTCCCGATTTGTCCGAATCGGACTTGTTTTTTGACCCGACCGAAGAGGCGTTGTGCAAAGAAGTGGTGCAGCTCATCGCACTTAACCTGACCGACGCCAAAGACGGCGTCCTGCACTGTTCCAAACTGCTCATTCCCGAGAAACTCCTGGAGCACATCGGCCACGAGCTGGTGCATCTGTCGGTCAGCGAGCCCTGCGGCCTCCGCGGCGCCCTCATCGACCTGTGCGTGGAGCAGGACGGCAGCTGCGAGGCCGTGGGACAGATCGCCGTCGACCCGTACCTGGTGCCGACGTTCCAGCTCACGCTCGTGCTGAGGCTGGACTCCAGGGGCTTTTGGCCGAAAATCCAGGGGCTTTTCACTGGCAGGTCGCCTGCTTCTCCGGTTGTTAGACATGCACTTAAACTGAGCACTGGATTTCGAGTTATTAAAAGAAAACTGTACAGCTCTGAGGAGCTTTTGATAGAAGAATGCTGA